The following DNA comes from Flexistipes sp..
TCAATATCTTCCACGGATGAAGTTTTTACGAGAAGGTGAAAATGGTTGTCCATTATACAATAACCGATAATGTTTACAAAATACAATGAGTTGAACTGCTTTATAACAGAAAGAAGCTTTTTTTTTTCAACATCACGCAATAAAAACTCTCCGCCAACTGTCCGGGAAGTATTATTTATCTGTCCCTATTTTTCACCAACCTGTTAGGTTGGTGCTACAGGGCATTATACCCCATTAATAATACAAGATGCTGAAATAGACTGGTATCACCATTTTTTTTACATCACAAATATTTTACCATTCGAAATATTTTTGATGTAAAAAACTTGACAAGCGATAAACACTAAATTAAAATTATAATAATTTAGGTTACCGATTTTTTTAGGTAACCTCAAAAATTTTAAGGAGGTCAAGATGAAGAAACACAGTATTTTTATTATGCTTGCTTGTGTCCTTACTGCAAGCATAGGGTTTGCTCAAAGTTCTCTTATGGAGCAGGCAAGAGAATATTTTGAGCCGGTTCCAATGGGTGCACCAGAATTAAAAGATAACCCTCTAACTTATGAAAAGATTGAGCTTGGGAAATTATTATATTTTGACCCAAGGCTCTCCAAAAGTGGATTGATAAGCTGCAATACCTGCCACAATATTGGTCTTGGTGGCGATGATGATCAGGAAGTTTCAACGGGACACGGATGGCAAAAAGGTCCGAGAAATGCACCAACGGTCTTTAACTCTGTTTTTAATGTAGCGCAGTTCTGGGACGGAAGAGCTGAGGATCTAGCCGAGCAAGCCAAAGGCCCTGTACAGGCAAGTGTTGAAATGAACAATACTCCAGAAAGAGTTGTTAAAACACTAAAAAGCATTCCTGAATACGTTGAATATTTCAAAAAAGCGTTCCCGGAGGATTCTGATCCTGTAACATTTGATAATATGGCTGATGCCATTGAAGCATTTGAAGCAACACTCTTAACACCTGGTTCACGTTTTGATAAATATCTCAAAGGTCAGGAAAACGCATTAAATAAGAAAGAAAAAGAAGGCTTACAGGCCTTTATGAATAATGGCTGCGCAGAATGCCATAAAGGTGTCAATATGGGAGGACATGATTACTATCCTTTTGGCGTGGTTGAGATGCCTGATGAGGAAATTATACAGAATGATGTGGGCAGGTTTGCGGTCACAGACACCTCCGAAGATAAGTATGTATTCAAATCTCCTTCACTCAGAAATATTGCAATTACTGAGCCTTATTTCCACTCAGGCAAGGTATGGAGTTTAAAAGAAGCTGTAAAAATAATGGGTTCAGCCCAGTTAGGTATAGAGCTTTCCGAAAATGACGTGGAAGCTATTTTAGCCTTTTTAAAAACAACAACGGGTGTGCAACCTAAGATTGAATATCCTATTATGCCACCTTCAACCGAAGATACCCCAAAGCCTGCCTTGGATTAAAAAAAGCCCCCTTATCACGGGGGCTTTTTTATATCAAATATAACTTTATCTCCACAAACTGGCGTCACCCCCATTTTATTGCAAAAGATATTGTATGACATGCATTTAGAGTTGAGAAGTCCTCCAGGATCGTGTATAGTTATTTTCGAGAAAAAAGCAACAAATACAACGACCTGGAGGAATTTTATGATAAGTGAAACCGTGGAAAATGTGAAGGGAAAAATTAGAAAAATTGTGCACGATCTCAATGAACATATTTCAAAGCCTCAGCAAAAAAAGTATTATTTACCTGATAATCATTAACAAGTTGAGATTAAGTAGGCACCTCCTTCACTTATGCACATAAAGTGCTATGCTACTGGTAAGGAACCAAACATAAAAGTTAAAGGAGGTACCCTATGGCACTATACGGAGGTTTTGACTTGCATTCAAGCAATAATTATTTAGCAATTATTGATGTGTTCCACATATTTACCAGCCTCCGGCTGGTGCTAGATGAAAATGACAAACGTATTCTCAAAAAGAAGCTGGACAACGATCCTGATTTAATTATTTCAACATTAAAGCCGTACCAAAATGAGCTTAAAGGTGTCGTTGTTGAATCTACTTTCAATTGGTAATGGCTTATAGATCTCTTGATGGACAATGATTTCAAAACACATCTGGCAAACCCTTCCGCTGTTAAAAGATAAACGTTGAACCTTGAACCATGAACGTTAAACTAACCCTTCACGATTTTATGAAATCGACATATTAACATAGTGGGCTATCATTCCCAATGTTGTAAACCTTATTACTCTTGGAACAAGACCAAACAGGATAAATTTATATATTTTCACATTAAACAAACCGGCAATCCAACACATGGGCACATATGGTACCGGAGTAAGCGCTCCTATACTCAGACTTATAAGCCCGTATCTGGCATAAATCCTTCTCCATTTATGATATTTTGCAGAAGAATTCAGTTTATGCATTCCGTATGATCTGAACATTCGCCCAAAAAAATAACTTAAGAAACTTGCTAAAACACTCCCCAATGAGGCAAAGAATACGGAATAAAGAAATTCCTTATAAATCAGGACACCGCCGATTACTGCCACATCAGGCCCTATAGGCTGAAAAAGAACATCAGTAAAAAAACTTATCAGAAATATGGCAAACAACCCGTAATCTTTTACAAAATCAAGGAGCTCGTGCTCAATTTTGTAGTAATTAAGAAATACTAAAACTGTTAAAAGAAGCATAAACGAAATTATAAGAGCAAGAAAAACTTTACTGAAGGGTTTTAATACAGGTTTTCTCACAGTATCGCCTGTGCAAGAAAAATTGTAATTATGAGAGCAAAGGGATAAACCGCAGCATAAGCAACGGAAGGTCTGCCCGAATCACATACTTCGGTGGCCATGGAAAGTGCTGGCGTTGAAGTCATACTGCCGGAAAAGACGCCAAGGATATCCAGTACATTGTATTTTAACATTTTAAACATGACAAAAGTAAAAGCACTATACGTAATCAATAATATTCCCAATGCAATATAAATTGATGTAAAGCCCAGCGTATTAATCGATTGCAGAAGATAAGCACCGGCATTTGTACCTATAGTAGCCATAAAAATCAGCTGTCCCAATGTTTTCATCAGACTTGTAGAATGAGGTGAAAGCTGCCAGACAAGTTTTCCTGTACGCCCTATTCTGCCCAGAACCAAAGCCGTAAGCAAAATACCTCCGACAAAACTTAACTTAAAATATCCGAATCCCGGAATATTCAACGGAATAAAACCGATACTCATACCAATTAAAATCCCCATGGAAATAGGCAGAAAATCACCTGCCGGAAAATTAAGAAGGTTATTGCCGATAAAATTTGTTACCCTTTTCTCAAACTTTTCAGGAACAGTAATGTACAACTTATCTCCCAACATAAGCGTGAGATTAGGTGTCGGGTTAATGTCAATACCGGCTCTCCTTACCTTTGAGATGCTTGCTCCTACAGCAGTGAGCTCTTTAAGTTCGGATATTTTTTTGCCGACAACTTTTTTTGTTGTAACAAGCAGTCTAAGAACCTTAAGGTTGTCATGAAACGTGACGCTGTCACTCACTTCTTCTCCGAGAATTACTTTAACCTTGTCCATTTGGTCTTTTGTACCGGTAACCCTCACAATATCTCCGAAATGCATTGTGTGATCCATTTCCGTATCTTCAATCGGATATTCTGATTCGATTCTTTCGATAATTGTGTTGGTCATCTCCTGAACTTCGGATTTGGTTATATGCTGGTTTTTGAAATTCTCATTGGTTATTCTGAAGTTTTTTGTCGCAATAGACGGATAACGCTGTCTGACACTTTCTTCATATCTCCTTCTCTCCTCGCTCATGTCCACCTTCAGAAGGCCGGGAATAATCTTAGGATAAAGTATTGTCAGGACAATACAAAAAGGATATACAAGACCGAAAACAACGGATATTGAAGGAGAACTGCTTGCCTCCAGACTGGCAGCAAGTGCCGGAGCATTTGTCATAACCCCGGTAAAAAGGCCGGCCTGAACATCCTTTGTAAACCCCAGCATTTTAGAAACAATCATAATTTCCAGGAAAATTGTTCCGACAAGACATGCAGCTATAATGTTAAGTTTTAATCCCTTGTTTCTAATAGTTTCGAAAAAGCCGGGGCCGGACTGCAAACCGATGGAATAAATAAAAATAGCAAGGCCAAAATATTTAAATTCTTCCGGAAGGCGAACTCCGAAATGGCCTGCAACAAGCGCCACAATAAGTATTGCTGAAATATCAAGAGAAAAACCTTTGATTTTTATGCTGCCAACAATGTAGCCCAGTGTAATAATCAAAAACAGTTGAAATATTATCTCTAAATGCATAAAAATGTTTAATTAAAAGCTTTAAAAAACATTCCGGTCAGCTCATCAACATGGCCCATTAACTCCCAGTGCTGTCCTGAAAACACCCATGTGGAAACTACCTCATCCAATGTTCCGAAATACATCTCCCGGGCAAGATATATATGTAAATCTTTTTTGAACACACCCTTTTCTATTCCGTCGTTAATCACATTTTCAATTACATTAAAATAATTTTTAAGATGTTTTCTGACCTTCATGCGCATATCTTTGCTGGGCTGCCTCAGTTCGATCTGTAAAACGTTGGCAAGATCAGGGTTTTCACTCATTACTTTAAGATGATATCTGATAAGTATACGGAGTTTTTCAACGGTATCGTCAATGCCCTCAATTTCCTGTTGGGCTTTATTGACATAATCTTCCAATTTTATCCTGAAAATTGTAACTAAAATGTCTTCCTTGTTACTGAAATAGTTATAAATAGTCCCATCTGCAACATCAGCTTCATTTGAAATATCCTTGATTTTGGCGTTGTGATATCCCTTCTGCCCTATGACTTTTACGGCGGCCTTTAAAATAACATCAAACTTAGGTGTTTTATCTTCCATTTTTCTTTCCCAGTTCTTTTGACCTAAGGGTGGCATTTTCCACAGCATTGATCAGAGTAGTTCTTAATGCACCCTGCTCAAGGGTATGTATGCCCGCTATTGCAGTTCCGCCTGGAGATGTAACCATATCCTTTAGTCTTCCGGGATGCATTCCCGTCTCTATCTGAAGTTTTGCGGCACCCATTACAGTCTGGGCTGCCAGCTTCATTGAAACATTTCTTGAAAGCCCCATTTTAACACCGGCATCACTGAGAGCCTCTATCATCATAAAAATATAAGCAGGGCCGCTTCCGGACAAACCTGTAACAGCATCCATCTGAGTTTCATCAACAACCACCACTACGCCAACTGCGCTGAATATTTCCCGTGCAAGCTTCAAATCATCTTCTGAAACATTCTCACCGGGGCATATTGCAGTGGCACCTTCCATAATTAAAGCCGGGGTGTTCGGCATTGCTCTGATTATTTTCAGATCATTGCTGGTAAGGCTGTCAATGTACTCTGTTGAAATACCGGCAGCTATTGAGATTACCAGCTTACTTGAGTCAAGTTTCTCATCAATTTCGGATAATATTCTGCTCATTATCTGCGGCTTTACAGCCAGTACAATTATATCGCTATCTTCTACAACTTTTTTGTTATCTTTAAATACCGTATTAATACCGTATTCAGATTTTAAACTTTCAAGCTTCTCTGGATCGATATCACTTGCAAAAACGGACTTTTCCTCCACAAGGCCGGCTTTTAATATACCTTTGATTAAAACCGAAGCCATATTCCCGGAACCTATGAAACCTATTTTTTTACCGCTGAACATTTGACTTCTCCTTTATCCAATTACTGATAGCTTCAAAGACAAATTGCTGCTTTGAGTTTTTATTGAGGGTAAGTACATGCATATCTTCTTTGCCCTCAACCAGAATTTTTTTCTTATCTTTTGCCTTGATTTTTTCAAAATATCTTAAAACGCCTTTGTAGTCAACAACTTCATCTTCTATAGCCTGCACCAGGAGAACGGGCGAGTCATAGTCGTGTAATTTCTTTTTCACATATTTCTGTGTCAAATAAAGCTGATACATGCCTTTTAAAGGCCAGACATCGTAAAAGTAACCTGCATAATTTGCATCAAAATCTGATTTTTTGGAAATACTATTAAATAATTGCATTAAAGGGATAAACTGAAACCTCCAGTCCTTGATTTTAAAAGCAGGATTCAACATTATTATCCCTGAAACTTCGTTATAGTAACCCACAGCAGAAGCCAGAAGACCACCTAGGGACTGCCCCGCCACATAAACCTGATTGCAACTGTTTTTCAATGCGAAATAACCGAATTTCAGAGATTCATACCAGTCTGCATAACTGAATTCGTTAAGATTTTCAGGAGTGGTACCGCTTCCGGGCAGCCGAACAGAATAAGTAGTGTATCCTAAACTGTTCAGATATGCTGAAAGTTCGTGCATTTCATAAGGGGAGCCTGTAAAACCGTGTATCAAAAGGATTCCGACAGAATTATCGGTTCCTTCAGTATAAAGAGGAAGATTCTCATCCAACCTCACACCTTCGGCATAACTTCTTTTAAGATCAAGCTGGTACAATTCCTCGGAACTCACGTTATCCAAAGCAACAAAAGGTTTTAGTTTTTTATCCATATCAGTAACCAAACCAACAGCCAGAAATATTAAAAGTAAACCGATAATCCAGGGGAGTATAAACCACCTGAAAATCGTCTTTTTTTTGTTCGTATAAATATTCAATTTTCTTCACATACCTGCCTGAATTTTTCAATATTCACACAAGTAATATCACTTTGCATTATAAACTCAAGGAAACAGGATAGTTTATCAAAAACTTTTTTGTCTATAACATGCTCAATTTTACAGGCATTTTCTTCGGCCAGCTCTGAATCCACCTGCAGTACATGCTCAAAAAATTCTTTTATGGTTTCATGCCTTTTGTATACTTCACGGGCATATTTCATCCCTTTATCCGTCAGCGTTACCTCACTGTATTTGTTATAATTTATATATCCCCCTTCGGAAAGCAGCTGCAATGCATTGGTGACAGATGATTTTTTCACACTAAGTTTTTCGGAAATATCTTTAGATCTGGCGGATTTTCCTTCATTTTGTAAAATGAAAATAGTCTCCAGATAATCTTCCATGCTTGTTGAGAGTTTTCTGTTTTGCATAATATCTCCTGAAATATTGTTAGCATACTCTAACTCATTTTAATTTCAAAAACAATGAAATTTCACTTAAAAACCGTAATGCGGGATGTGTGTGAGACAAGTTCAAAGTTCAATGTTCAACATTCAATGTTGAATTCCCTCCCTGCCTCACTATCTCTCTACTTCACTACCTCTCCATGTCACTATCCCCTTATTTCACCAATAAGTTGAGATAGCTCTTTAAAAAAGTGAAGGTGCCAAAACCCCTCTTATAAGTTCACAACTGTAACCGCTGACCCACCTTCTTTAGGGGAGGCTTCCTTATAAGAGTTAATACGAACATCATCTTTCAAATAGTCACGAAGTCCCCTTTTAAGGGCTCCCGAACCCCTGCCATGTATTATAAAAATCTCTGAAATATTCGCCAGAATAGCTTCATCTATGAATTTATCAACCCTGTCCCATGCTTCATCAACCGTTTTTCCCACCACTACTATTTCCCTTTTAACCGCTGTATTTGGCGGAGTACTTACCTTCACCTTTTCTGAACTTTTTACGCTTTCTTTAGCGTTTTTATTTATTTTCCTGCCAATAATGTCATTTTTATTCATTTTCACTTTAATCCCGCCCATATCAACATACACTCTGTCCTTGTCAACATCGAGTATTTCCGCTTCTTTATTATACTTTTCCAAGAAGACAGTATCGCCCTTACTGATATTTTCAACAGGCTTATCGTGTTTTTTTACATTATTTAACTTTTCCTCTGTAGCTTTTATATCTTCATCCAGCTGCTTTTCCGGGTAAACCGGCTTTTTGCTTCTCACTTTTCTTTTTAATTTTTGAAGCAGCGAATAGGATTCTTCGAGAATTTCTGATTCTTTCATTCTAAGTTTTCTGTTTATCTCTTTCTCCCTTCTTTCAACGTCTTCTTTTTGTTCAAGAACATTTTGTTCATGTTGTCTCAGCTCAAAAATCCGGCGCTCAAGTGCAGCTTTTTGTTCATTCAGTTCATCCAGTTTAAATTCAGCCTGACTGGAATTTCTGGCAATAATATTTTCAGCATTTTTTATAACAGTTTCATTAAAACCAAGCTTTCCGGCTATAACAAGAGGATTTGATTTTCCTACCACCCCTGAAAGCAGCCGGTACTTTGGCAGAAAATTTTCATAATCGAAATCCACCGAATAGATAATTGCTTCTTTATGTTTCAATGCATATTTTTTAACTTCTGAAAAATGGGTTGTAACCACAACTTTTGCATCTTTTTCAAGCAGGTATTCTATTATCGATACCGCAAGAGCAGCACCTTCTTTGGGTTCGGTACCTGTACCCAGTTCATCCAAAAGAACCAGGCTGTTTTTATCTGCTTCATCCAGAATATTCTTTATATTCAACATATGAGAAGAAAACGTGCTCAAGTCCAGAATAAGTGACTGTTTGTCACCTATATCTGCAAACACAGAGTAAAAATCGGTCATTTTAAGAGCCTTACCAAACACTGGTAGTCCGCATTTAGCTATAATACAGTTTAAACCGGCTGATTTCAGTGCAGCGGTTTTACCGCCTGTGTTAGGTCCGGTTATAACGGCCAGATCATTATCCCTTCTCAACACAAAGTCTATTGGTACAGACTCAGCTCCTTTTAACAGATAAATAAGGGGGTGATGCACACTATCAAAAATAACATCCTCACCAAATTCAGGGAATGTATACATTTTGTTTTTGTAAAATTTTGCTATTTCAAAATAATATGCAAAATCGGTGTAGGCATTTACAGTCGTCGTGACTTCATATATGTGAGACTTAATGGCATCAAGCAGCATCCTGAGTATTTTATAAACCTCATCACTTTCCCTGCTTTTAAGATTCTCGAAATCGTTATTAAGATCAATAACAGCAGTTGGCTCAACATAAAGGGTTTGACCGGTATTGGAGGATGAATAAACCACCCCGGAAAAATACTGCCTGAAATTTGATTTGACAGGGATAACAAATCTACCTTTTATTTCCTTTATCACTTGTTCCTGTACAAATTTATCGGAATTTCTGCCAAACATTAATTTATTCAGGCTGTCTATCAGACGCTGTCTTGTAGTTTTCAAGGATGACCTTATCTTCTTGAGCTCTGGAGTGGCACTGTCTTTGACCTTGCAGTCATGCGTTACTTTTTTATCGATTGTTTCAATCAGATCGGAGAGAGAAAACATGTTTTTTAAGATATCTCTCAGACTAACAACATTATCACTTTCAATAAGAGTTTTTTTAAGCTCGGAAACGTCCTTATGAAAATCCCGGAATTTTCCTATATCCTCCACCATAAACGATGCATAAGGGTCTTTCAGCCTGTAGTAAAATTCATGATATCCGGAATCATCCGGGAGGGTTATTTTTAAAATCTCACGAATGGTTAATGTTTCTCCAAGCAGTTTTTGCTTTTCTTCGATCTTTCTTAGATTATTTTCAGGATGTAAAGATGAAAGTTTCTCTTTGGCAAATAAAGAGGTGAATTCGCTATCCGCTATCTCTTTAAACTTTTCAAACTCAAGGCTATCGGAATATTTCATAAATCTTTAGCTATTCTCTATTGAAAGGGTTTTCTTTACGGACTTCAGGTAATTTATTAAGCATATCAAAGACATAGGGTGTAATTTTTATAAGTCTTTTTGATATTGCTGAATTTCTGACATTCTTGCTGAATGCCGAATTATCCGGAGTTAATGTCAGTAAAAAAGAAAGAGCGAGTCCCGTAATAACAGCTGATTTAAAAGCCCCAAACGCAAATCCACCGCTTTTGTCAGCCCATCCTAGCTGTATGGCTTTAAAAAATCGTGCAAGCAGTTTACCTGAAAGAAAAATGACAATATAGATTAATAGGAAAGCCGTTACAAAACCCAATCCCATTGATACTTCTTCCGATATCCCCAGATAGATATAAATTTTGGATAACGGGATATAAAACTGGAAAGAGAGTATATAACCGAGAATAAGTCCAAGCAGTCCAAAAACTTCATTAATCAAGCCTTTAAACAATCCTTTCACTGCAAAAAATCCTATGACAATGAGAATTACAATATCAGTTATTGGCATCAAAAGCCTCTTTCACTATTCTGTTAACCACCTTTCCATCCGCCTTGTTTCCTACTTCTGCCATAACCGCTTTCATTACCTGACCGAAATATTTTTTATCCGGGGAGTCAAGCTTTGAAATTTCATTTTTAACAATGCTGCGGATTTCATCTTCTGAAAGCTGCTCCGGCATATATTTTTCAAGTACTTTGATCTCCTCCAGCTCTTTGGAAGCCAAATCTTCCCTGCCCGCCTCTTTGTACTGACTTGCGGAATCCTTTCTTTTCTTAACGGCGGTTGAGACCAATTTAACAATTTCATCATCGTTAAGATCGCCGGATTTCTCTATTTCAGCATTTCTGATTTCTGATCTAAGCATTCTCACAGCCCCGAGAGCAATTTGATTTTTATCCTTCATAAACTGTTTCATATCTTCAAGTATCTGTTCTTTTAAAGCCATAGGTTGTTCCTCCTTCTCTTTTTGCCATCACACGTGCCATCATGAACAGCACATCGGACAATCTATTTATAAAAATTAATATCTCTTTGTCAATCTTTTCATGGGCTGATAGTGATATCACCCTTCTTTCAAATCTCCTGCAGATACTTCTGCAAATATCCGCCTTTGATGATGGAGGTGTTTCCGACGGTATAATAAAACCATCCAATCTGCCGTATTCCTTTTCCAGCTCTGATAGAAAAAAATCAAGTGAATACTGTTTGTCCTCTTCGAAATTATCAACACATTCATTCTTTTTTGTTTCAGCAGAAGAAGCCAAAACTGCATTCAATTTGTATAACTTAATCTGAACCCACTCTATAAAATCAGCAAAATATTTTGCATCATGTTTCAGCCATCCCAAAAATGATATCAACTCATCACCTGTGCCGTATGTTTCAACCTTGAGATCAGCTTTGGAAATTTTTTCCCCAGTGAACAGATTTGTGCTCCCGTAATCACCTTTTCCTGTAGCTATGCTCATTTTCACTCCTTATTTACAACATAATATAATTCAAGTTTCGCACTTAGTTCCGTATAATATTTGCCTGGGGCGAATATATATGCCCTTTGCCCGTCATTGCGAGGAGTGCTAACGACGAAGCAATCTCCTTTACGGCATTTGAGATTACTTCGGGACTCCGTCCCTCGTAATGACGTCGTTTGTCCGTCATTGGGCGAGCAAAGACGTGTAAAAAGTGCAAGTGCGAAACTTGATTCATTTACTTAACACCTCTGCAATTTCCAAAAGTTTTTTATCCATTTTACGTTTGTTGTTAAGAACCTCTCCCAGAAGAACAAGTTCTATTTTTCTCTCCTGCAAAGCGGTCATCACCCCACTTTCGCCCTTAAGCAGCGAATCCACTGCAGAAGCACCCATTCTGGTTGCAAGAATCCTGTCAAAATGTGTGGGGCTGCCACCCCTCTGGATATGACCCAATACGGTAATTCTCGTTTCAAAACCGCCTATCATATCGAATGTTTTTCCGAAATCGCCGGCAGAACCCACTCCTTCTGCCAAAATTATAACACTTCGGGTTTTTCCCTCTTCGTATCTCTCTTTTATTTTCTTGATTATATTTTCAATTTTAAAAGGTACTTCCGGGATAAGAGCTGCTTCCGCACCTCCGCTTATTGCAGACATAAGGGCGAGATAGCCGCAGTTTCGGCCCATAACTTCTATTATAAATGTTCTGTCATGTGAACTTGCCGTATCGTTAATAGTATCTATGCACCACAAAATGGTGTTTAAAGCAGTATCCACTCCGATAGACATATCTGTTCCGTATATGTCGTTATCTATTGAACCGGGAATACCTATCACCGGAAAATGATATTTATCATGTATGACCTTGGCACCAGCCAGAGAACCATCTCCCCCTATAACAATAAGTCCTTCTATACCCTGATTTTTAAGATTCTCCATTGCTTTCAGCTGTCCTTCTTCTTCTTTGAATTCAGGAGCCCGGGCACTTCTCAGAAAAGTCCCCCCTCTCTGTATCATATTGGCTACACTTTTGCTTTCGAGTTTAATAAACTGATTCTCCATCAATCCACTGTAACCCTGCTCTATACCGTATACTTCCATCTCATAGTTCAAAGCAGTTCTTACGACACTTCTAATAGCGGCATTCATTCCCGGGCAATCACCACCGCTTGTCATTACTGCAATTCTTTTCACTTTAATCCTCCACTGAAGAATTAGCTTTATAGTAAGGAATTGGATCTTTTATTCCGGCTTTCTCAAAACCTCTTAGGCGCAAAAGGCAGCTGTCACATACTCCACATGCTTTGATTTCGTTTTTATAACACGACCAGGTAAGGTGAAAAGGGACATTCAGCTCGCTGCCGAATTTAACTATCTCACTTTTAGTCATATCAATTATAGGTGTCTCTATGGAGAGTTCAGTCTCAGGCTTCAACCCCACTTTTAGCACTTCATTAAAAGCATCATAAAACTCTTTCCTGCAGTCCGGATAGCCGCTGCTGTCCTCAGCAACTGCCCCGATAAATATTTTTTGTGCGCCGATAACTTCAGCCCAGCTGACACCAATGGATAATATGTTCCCGTTTCTGAAAGGCACATATGTTCGCGGGATGTCTTTCCTTTCGACATTACCTGCTTCTATATTTTCTTTATCATCCACAAGAGAAGAGCCTCCGATCTTTTTTAAATAACCTATATCCACGGTAAGTTTATCCCTGCCGTTGAAG
Coding sequences within:
- a CDS encoding CvpA family protein → MPITDIVILIVIGFFAVKGLFKGLINEVFGLLGLILGYILSFQFYIPLSKIYIYLGISEEVSMGLGFVTAFLLIYIVIFLSGKLLARFFKAIQLGWADKSGGFAFGAFKSAVITGLALSFLLTLTPDNSAFSKNVRNSAISKRLIKITPYVFDMLNKLPEVRKENPFNRE
- a CDS encoding GatB/YqeY domain-containing protein, giving the protein MALKEQILEDMKQFMKDKNQIALGAVRMLRSEIRNAEIEKSGDLNDDEIVKLVSTAVKKRKDSASQYKEAGREDLASKELEEIKVLEKYMPEQLSEDEIRSIVKNEISKLDSPDKKYFGQVMKAVMAEVGNKADGKVVNRIVKEAFDANN
- a CDS encoding cob(I)yrinic acid a,c-diamide adenosyltransferase, producing the protein MSIATGKGDYGSTNLFTGEKISKADLKVETYGTGDELISFLGWLKHDAKYFADFIEWVQIKLYKLNAVLASSAETKKNECVDNFEEDKQYSLDFFLSELEKEYGRLDGFIIPSETPPSSKADICRSICRRFERRVISLSAHEKIDKEILIFINRLSDVLFMMARVMAKREGGTTYGFKRTDT
- the pfkA gene encoding 6-phosphofructokinase encodes the protein MKRIAVMTSGGDCPGMNAAIRSVVRTALNYEMEVYGIEQGYSGLMENQFIKLESKSVANMIQRGGTFLRSARAPEFKEEEGQLKAMENLKNQGIEGLIVIGGDGSLAGAKVIHDKYHFPVIGIPGSIDNDIYGTDMSIGVDTALNTILWCIDTINDTASSHDRTFIIEVMGRNCGYLALMSAISGGAEAALIPEVPFKIENIIKKIKERYEEGKTRSVIILAEGVGSAGDFGKTFDMIGGFETRITVLGHIQRGGSPTHFDRILATRMGASAVDSLLKGESGVMTALQERKIELVLLGEVLNNKRKMDKKLLEIAEVLSK
- the queC gene encoding 7-cyano-7-deazaguanine synthase QueC is translated as MKKAVVLMSGGLDSCVTAGIASLDYELYFLHVNYGQKTEKRELKSFNDLYKHFNGRDKLTVDIGYLKKIGGSSLVDDKENIEAGNVERKDIPRTYVPFRNGNILSIGVSWAEVIGAQKIFIGAVAEDSSGYPDCRKEFYDAFNEVLKVGLKPETELSIETPIIDMTKSEIVKFGSELNVPFHLTWSCYKNEIKACGVCDSCLLRLRGFEKAGIKDPIPYYKANSSVED